The following coding sequences lie in one Arachis ipaensis cultivar K30076 chromosome B03, Araip1.1, whole genome shotgun sequence genomic window:
- the LOC107633167 gene encoding uncharacterized protein LOC107633167, translated as MVGLEMILGFDWFPKNRVLLDCFERSIQFISEGEKGAVIAEGYYLNSVMVHCSGGKCQGYILLAANKLGDNQELDQIPIVRDFPEVFPEDIPEFPPQRKIEFAIELVPGARPVSMAPYRMAPIELAELKTQLEELLNKRFI; from the coding sequence ATGGTTGGGTTGGAGATGATATTGGGATTTGATTGGTTTCCAAAGAATCGAGTTTTGTTAGATTGCTTTGAGCGGTCAATTCAGTTTATATCGGAAGGAGAAAAGGGAGCGGTGATAGCTGAGGGCTACTACCTGAACTCTGTGATGGTGCACTGTAGTGGGGGAAAGTGTCAAGGTTATATTCTATTGGCTGCGAATAAGTTAGGTGATAATCAGGAACTAGATCAAATTCCGATAGTTAGAGACTTTCCGGAGGTGTTCCCGGAAGATATTCCTGAATTTCCACCTCAAAGGAAAATTGAATTTGCGATTGAATTAGTGCCGGGAGCCAGACCAGTGTCGATGGCGCCATATAGgatggctccgatagagctggctGAATTAAAGACTCAATTGGAAGAGCTTCTAAACAAGAGGTTCATTTGA